A window from Triticum aestivum cultivar Chinese Spring chromosome 6D, IWGSC CS RefSeq v2.1, whole genome shotgun sequence encodes these proteins:
- the LOC123145417 gene encoding nudix hydrolase 17, mitochondrial yields MAVLVARQGRELQRYSASTGGRIVVGCIPYRVRGGGGEGEGELEVLVISSQKGHGMMFPKGGWELDESMDDAARREALEEAGVRGEMGKVLGCWHYQSRRYQTTYEGIMYPLRVTDELQQWPEMASRKRTWATVQQVMEGCQHCWMREALEELVARHAKPQSAL; encoded by the exons ATGGCCGTTCTTGtggcgaggcaggggcgcgagCTGCAGCGGTACAGCGCGAGCACCGGCGGGCGCATCGTGGTGGGGTGCATCCCCTACcgggtgcgcggcggcggcggcgagggcgagggcgagctgGAGGTGCTGGTGATCAGCTCGCAGAAGGGGCACGGCATGATGTTCCCCAAGGGCGGGTGGGAGCTGGACGAGTCCATGGACGACGCCGCCCGGCGCGAGGCCCTGGAGGAGGCCGGCGTCCGCGGGGAGATGGGCAAGGTGCTCGGCTGCTGGCACTACCAGAGCCGCCGCTACCAGACCACCTACGAGGGCATCATGTACCCGCTCCGCGTCACCGACGAGCTCCAGCAGTGGCCCGAGATGGCCTCCCGCAAGCGCACCTGG GCCACGGTGCAGCAGGTCATGGAGGGATGCCAGCACTGCTGGATGCGGGAGGCGCTCGAGGAGCTCGTCGCCCGGCACGCCAAGCCGCAGTCCGCCCTGTGA